A section of the Solitalea canadensis DSM 3403 genome encodes:
- a CDS encoding heavy metal translocating P-type ATPase → MRHPYFHQGGHDDCCSIEHNHVKETTKQVQDTSLTSPYKEYIPSIISFVLLMIGLSLDHFVKPDFFKSYVRLTWYLIAYLPVAWSVILTGLKLIRKGEVFTEFFLMTVATLGAFYIGEYPEGVAVMLFYSVGELFQGAAVKRAKGNIKALLDVRPDSATVIRNDVATIVHPEKVGVGEIISLKPGEKVPLDGTIIDGYSSFNTAALTGESKPKTIRAAETVLAGMINIDRAVMVRVTKKFTESSLARILDMVQNASARKAQTELFIRKFAKIYTPIVVYLALAVIFLPYFFVSDYVFNDWLYRGLIFLVISCPCALVISIPLGYFGGIGAASRNGILFKGSNYLDQVTKLTTVVMDKTGTLTKGVFNVQEVISANGDKQKLINYAAALESHSTHPAAKAIISYANGSVQSASLKAMNVQEIAGHGLKGEVNGSVVLAGNAKLLAKHAIAYPKELDAVVDTVVAVAIDGNYAGYFTIADELKEDAQQAVKDLHNAGVKELVMLSGDKSSVVQKVIKTLGIEKGFGDLLPEGKVQKVEEIKSDRSKVVAFVGDGINDAPVLALSDVGIAMGGLGSGAAIETADVVIQTDHPSKIATAINIGKATQRIVWQNIGLAMGIKIIVLILGAGGVASMWEAVFADVGVALLAILNAIRIQRMKF, encoded by the coding sequence ATGCGTCATCCATATTTTCATCAAGGAGGTCATGATGATTGTTGTAGTATAGAACACAATCATGTTAAAGAAACAACCAAACAGGTTCAGGATACTTCCTTAACATCGCCCTATAAAGAATATATACCTTCTATTATCAGTTTTGTGCTGTTAATGATAGGTTTATCCTTAGATCATTTTGTAAAGCCTGATTTTTTTAAAAGTTATGTCAGACTTACCTGGTATCTGATCGCATATCTACCAGTAGCATGGTCGGTTATTCTCACTGGTTTGAAATTGATCAGAAAAGGAGAGGTATTTACCGAATTCTTTTTAATGACTGTAGCCACATTAGGTGCATTTTATATTGGAGAGTATCCGGAAGGAGTAGCTGTAATGCTCTTTTATTCGGTTGGAGAGTTGTTTCAGGGAGCGGCTGTTAAAAGAGCAAAGGGTAATATTAAAGCATTGCTTGATGTTCGTCCCGATTCGGCTACGGTAATAAGAAATGATGTAGCCACTATCGTACATCCTGAAAAAGTGGGAGTCGGAGAGATCATTAGTTTAAAACCGGGAGAAAAAGTGCCATTGGATGGAACTATTATCGATGGATATAGTTCTTTTAACACAGCTGCACTAACCGGTGAAAGTAAACCTAAAACAATAAGAGCCGCAGAAACAGTGCTTGCCGGTATGATCAATATTGATCGTGCAGTAATGGTTCGGGTAACCAAAAAATTTACTGAAAGTTCATTGGCGCGTATACTAGATATGGTGCAAAATGCATCAGCACGTAAAGCTCAAACAGAGCTATTTATCCGGAAGTTTGCCAAAATTTATACGCCAATTGTGGTTTACCTGGCTTTAGCGGTAATTTTCCTCCCTTATTTTTTTGTGAGCGATTACGTATTCAATGATTGGTTATATAGAGGATTGATTTTTTTGGTGATTTCTTGTCCATGTGCGTTGGTAATTTCGATTCCTCTAGGCTATTTCGGCGGAATTGGTGCTGCCTCACGTAATGGTATCCTGTTTAAGGGATCAAATTATCTGGATCAGGTAACTAAGCTAACCACCGTTGTGATGGATAAAACCGGAACACTTACAAAAGGTGTTTTCAATGTGCAGGAAGTAATTTCAGCTAATGGAGATAAACAGAAACTCATCAACTATGCAGCTGCACTTGAAAGTCATTCGACACACCCGGCAGCCAAAGCCATTATTTCCTATGCAAATGGAAGCGTACAATCAGCATCGCTCAAGGCAATGAATGTACAAGAAATAGCGGGCCATGGTCTAAAGGGGGAGGTGAATGGTAGTGTGGTATTGGCCGGAAATGCAAAACTATTAGCCAAACATGCAATTGCATATCCGAAAGAATTGGATGCGGTAGTGGACACTGTGGTGGCGGTAGCTATCGATGGAAACTACGCTGGTTACTTTACCATTGCAGATGAACTAAAAGAAGATGCGCAACAAGCAGTGAAAGATTTGCATAATGCAGGTGTAAAGGAATTAGTAATGCTTTCGGGAGATAAGAGCAGTGTGGTACAAAAAGTTATTAAAACATTAGGTATTGAAAAGGGCTTTGGTGACTTGCTGCCTGAAGGAAAGGTTCAGAAAGTTGAAGAGATAAAAAGTGATCGGTCTAAAGTAGTCGCTTTTGTTGGCGACGGAATAAATGACGCTCCTGTACTTGCATTAAGCGACGTTGGTATCGCAATGGGAGGTTTAGGTAGCGGTGCGGCTATCGAAACTGCTGATGTGGTTATTCAAACGGATCATCCTTCAAAAATTGCTACTGCAATCAATATTGGGAAAGCTACACAACGTATCGTATGGCAAAATATTGGTTTAGCGATGGGAATCAAAATCATTGTACTCATTTTGGGTGCAGGAGGTGTGGCAAGCATGTGGGAAGCCGTTTTTGCTGATGTTGGAGTGGCATTGTTGGCTATATTGAATGCAATAAGAATACAAAGAATGAAGTTTTAA